In the Parasteatoda tepidariorum isolate YZ-2023 chromosome 3, CAS_Ptep_4.0, whole genome shotgun sequence genome, one interval contains:
- the LOC107454568 gene encoding putative transferase CAF17 homolog, mitochondrial: MYSLNCLKFSRTFQCLNRIISRNACTKNSYSIERLSKRTLLSLSGKDTKNYLQSMMTNDIKNLDVLPSLYALLLNSKGSVIYDIILYKLEENEYVVEYDATGVEYLQTHMLMYRLRKDVKIQPLNSLTAWVIHNKMGEDANCDEHNEMVQQISKLNGVISCVKDPRIKDLGIRVITEKNIDLQTILPADIKHEMGDSYRLLRYKLGIGEGVLDHPPGECHPFDINVDLLNGVSFSKGCYIGQEMVARSHNVFVIRKRLMPVVLREMDSYPAFPPECTIVNEKAKTLGRFRNNLGKYGLALLKYEDCEKSNIIKFKDFDISLEVKRPHWWPANLKSENTQ; the protein is encoded by the coding sequence ATGTATTCTctcaattgtttgaaatttagtCGAACATTCCAGTGTCTAAACAGAATTATCAGTCGTAATGCTTGCACGAAAAACTCGTACTCCATTGAACGTCTTAGCAAGAGAACTCTTCTTAGTTTATCTGGAAAAGATACAAAAAACTATTTGCAAAGTATGATGACgaatgacattaaaaatttagatgtgTTACCATCTTTATATGCTTTACTTCTTAATTCTAAAGGCAGTGTTATTTACGATATCATCCTTTACAAACTCGAAGAAAACGAATATGTAGTTGAATATGATGCAACAGGTGTGGAATACCTCCAAACGCATATGCTTATGTATCGCTTGCGGAAAGATGTCAAAATACAACCTCTTAATAGTTTAACTGCTTGGGTGATTCATAACAAAATGGGTGAAGATGCAAACTGTGACGAACATAATGAAATGGTTCAACAAATAAGCAAACTCAATGGTGTTATCTCATGCGTTAAAGATCCACGTATCAAAGATCTGGGTATTAGagttataacagaaaaaaatatagatcttCAAACAATTCTTCCTGCTGATATTAAGCATGAAATGGGTGATTCATACAGGCTATTACGCTATAAATTGGGAATTGGTGAAGGTGTGCTAGATCATCCCCCTGGTGAATGTCATCCTTTTGACATTAATGTCGATTTGTTAAATGGTGTCAGCTTTAGTAAAGGTTGTTATATTGGTCAGGAAATGGTTGCAAGGTCACacaatgtttttgttattagaaaaagGTTAATGCCCGTTGTTTTAAGGGAAATGGATTCTTATCCTGCCTTTCCACCTGAGTGTACTATTGTCAATGAAAAGGCTAAAACACTAGGGAGATTCCGTAATAACTTGGGCAAATATGGACTAGCTCTGTTAAAATATGAAGACtgtgaaaaatcaaatattattaaatttaaagattttgatatAAGTTTGGAGGTAAAAAGGCCTCATTGGTGGCCagctaatttaaaaagtgaaaatacacaataa